In one Oryza glaberrima chromosome 2, OglaRS2, whole genome shotgun sequence genomic region, the following are encoded:
- the LOC127762345 gene encoding protein SENSITIVE TO UV 2 isoform X1, protein MDGLDDEWDDDKFLAELFRAQDEAVASRNPNPTPPPPPPPPDPISYLPPPSTSSYPSSSAAAAALPLSYITPGPHVFSAAPVHFLPPRELSQHPQGFDVGLRDFSPPRELSQRPAAEVSSREIVAVSSGIAGADRFRGGGGGGARRERDAREAADRREVERLKRELNRVSKQMNDVKNECSELKKDRTRKDLEIKAKEAEIQSLRRANVGSANKYAGSMAMDIDQSVHAPANGALHTGDSCLASTRRAETLNGRNKELSSPQDGLCLNQRNQTYASEVLEESVRFESKGSKHKEIKTVGVQTDLPGNNEYLEHKKVLVDRISSNLCAVWGMPTNSLMGRSLISKILVSCSEEILTLVQSTGSLDKCEASSEASSSVRNAISQVYDIIIKTSSDTIPIQTLLEALLNLAAVGNDAVVSRALRMLHSVLQHLLNNRTMSNQRCLVINQVFDIGSNTTRTWCNIRNNVSIEPCVNNTVHMERNSHKGSSTSLNTPDASSPSRSHDGLHTENTQLPFTVWTSFFTAMLQIADRHSEENIRVDALSIMIIIARTSDPKVEREKFGFTSVMEKLHQLLQKENGLLVKKHSVDLLFLLLNCPTTLKLLCNGGKDSPEQIEAIRCENDRSQEAISSIFKDLSECLSCRATSSLGIKLCRVVVTLLAYIASSGKLGYEVLLGPVTVRGANFLELIMEVLASQMEYDTALSNGEHELLKERYLLMREVLILLNRLASHANFSKPTLEVLTSSKLCATLTIDVANQLPQRSTYPLRHLGEINIQMANDLAELAQKFRTRVHSFLEEQHSTVDHSNPSALHKS, encoded by the exons ATGGACGGCCTCGACGACGAGTGGGACGACGACAAGTTCCTCGCCGAGCTCTTCCGCGCCCAGGACGAGGCCGTCGCCTCCCGCAACCCTAACcccactccccctccccctcctcctcctcccgacccCATCTCCTACctcccgccgccctccacctCATCGtacccttcctcctccgccgccgccgccgcgcttccGCTCTCCTACATCACCCCCGGGCCCCATGTCTTCTCCGCCGCCCCTGTTCACTTCTTGCCTCCCCGCGAGCTCTCCCAGCATCCGCAGGGATTCGACGTCGGGCTCCGTGACTTCTCCCCTCCGCGCGAGCTCTCGCAgcgcccggcggcggaggtgagcaGCCGCGAGATCGTCGCGGTGTCGTCGGGCATCGCCGGTGCTGATCGCTTCagagggggcgggggcgggggcgcgcgGAGGGAGAGGGATGCCAGGGAGGCGGCTGATCGGAGGGAGGTCGAGAGGCTCAAG AGGGAGCTGAATCGTGTCTCGAAGCAAATGAACGACGTG AAAAACGAATGCAGTGAGCTGAAGAAAGACAGGACAAGGAAAGACCTTGAAATCAAGGCTAAAGAAGCAGagattcaaagtttgagaaGGGCAAATGT GGGTTCTGCTAACAAATATGCCGGCAGTATGGCTATGGATATTGATCAGTCTGTTCATGCCCCTGCAAATGGGGCTTTGCATACTGGGGATTCTTGCTTGGCATCCACGAGAAGAGCAGAGACATTAAATGGTAGAAACAAGGAGCTCAGTTCCCCTCAAGACGGTCTCTGTTTGAACCAAAGGAATCAAACATATGCATCTGAGGTCTTGGAG GAAAGTGTTCGCTTTGAATCAAAAGGCAGCAAACACAAGGAAATCAAGACTGTAGGGGTTCAGACAGATCTTCCAGGGAATAACGAATATCTTGAGCACAAGAAAGTATTGGTTGACCGTATCTCTAGCAATCTGTGTGCAGTGTGGGGCATGCCAACTAACAGTTTGATGGGGAGGAGTCTGATATCAAAGATCCTGGTTTCTTGCTCAGAAGAAATTTTGACACTTGTCCAGTCTACGGGATCGCTAGACAAGTGTGAAGCCTCTTCTGAAGCGAGCTCATCGGTCAGAAATGCTATTTCCCAAGTATATGATATCATCATAAAG ACAAGCAGTGATACAATACCTATACAAACTCTTCTCGAAGCATTGCTAAATTTGGCTGCTGTTGGTAAT gatgCTGTTGTTAGTAGAGCCCTGCGGATGTTACATAGTGTCTTGCAGCACTTGCTGAATAACAGAACGATGTCTAATCAGAG ATGCCTTGTAATCAACCAAGTATTTGACATAGGCAGCAATACAACAAGAACGTGG TGTAACATCAGGAATAATGTTTCTATTGAGCCATGTGTTAACAATACTGTTCACATGGAGCGGAACAGTCACAAAGGTAGCTCCACTTCGCTGAATACACCTGATGCATCGAGTCCATCAAGAAGCCATGATGGGCTTCACACTGAAAACACACAGCTTCCTTTTACAGTCTGGACTTCATTCTTCACTGCAATGCTACAAATTGCGGACAGGCATTCAGAGGAGAATATTCGTGTTGATGCATTATCTATAATGATTATCATTGCAAGGACAAGTGATCCCAAAGTGGAGCGGGAAAA ATTCGGATTTACTTCTGTAATGGAAAAATTGCATCAACTGTTGCAGAAGGAAAATGGATTGCTTGTTAAGAAGCATTCTGTGGATCTACTTTTCTTGCTATTGAATT GCCCAACGACATTGAAGTTGCTATGCAATGGAGGTAAAGATAGCCCTGAGCAGATTGAAGCTATAAGATGTGAAAATGATAGATCACAAGAAGCTATAAGCTCAATTTTTAAGGACCTATCTGAATGCTTGAGTTGTAGGGCAACAAGTTCTCTG GGGATCAAGCTTTGTCGGGTAGTTGTCACTCTGTTAGCATATATAGCTTCAAGTGGCAAATTGGGGTATGAAGTGCTTCTAGGTCCAGTTACTGTCCGTGGTGCCAATTTCTTGGAGTTGATCATGGAAGTCCTTGCGTCACAGATGGAATATGACACAGCCCTTTCAAATGGAGAACATGAGCTATTGAAAGAAAG GTATTTGCTAATGAGAGAGGTTCTAATCCTTCTAAACCGACTAGCTTCGCATGCTAATTTTTCAAAGCCAACACTGGAAGTGCTCACAAGCAGCAAGCTCTGTGCAACCTTGACAATTGATGTCGCAAATCAGTTGCCGCAAAGGAGCACATACCCATTGAGACACCTTGGTGAGATCAACATCCAGATGGCGAACGATCTCGCTGAACTAGCCCAGAAGTTCCGCACGCGAGTACACAGTTTCTTGGAAGAGCAACATTCAACAGTTGATCATTCCAATCCAAGTGCTTTGCACAAGAGTTGA
- the LOC127762345 gene encoding protein SENSITIVE TO UV 2 isoform X5: MDGLDDEWDDDKFLAELFRAQDEAVASRNPNPTPPPPPPPPDPISYLPPPSTSSYPSSSAAAAALPLSYITPGPHVFSAAPVHFLPPRELSQHPQGFDVGLRDFSPPRELSQRPAAEVSSREIVAVSSGIAGADRFRGGGGGGARRERDAREAADRREVERLKRELNRVSKQMNDVKNECSELKKDRTRKDLEIKAKEAEIQSLRRANVGSANKYAGSMAMDIDQSVHAPANGALHTGDSCLASTRRAETLNGRNKELSSPQDGLCLNQRNQTYASEVLEESVRFESKGSKHKEIKTVGVQTDLPGNNEYLEHKKVLVDRISSNLCAVWGMPTNSLMGRSLISKILVSCSEEILTLVQSTGSLDKCEASSEASSSVRNAISQVYDIIIKTSSDTIPIQTLLEALLNLAAVGNDAVVSRALRMLHSVLQHLLNNRTMSNQSVTSGIMFLLSHVLTILFTWSGTVTKLPFTVWTSFFTAMLQIADRHSEENIRVDALSIMIIIARTSDPKVEREKFGFTSVMEKLHQLLQKENGLLVKKHSVDLLFLLLNCPTTLKLLCNGGKDSPEQIEAIRCENDRSQEAISSIFKDLSECLSCRATSSLGIKLCRVVVTLLAYIASSGKLGYEVLLGPVTVRGANFLELIMEVLASQMEYDTALSNGEHELLKERYLLMREVLILLNRLASHANFSKPTLEVLTSSKLCATLTIDVANQLPQRSTYPLRHLGEINIQMANDLAELAQKFRTRVHSFLEEQHSTVDHSNPSALHKS; encoded by the exons ATGGACGGCCTCGACGACGAGTGGGACGACGACAAGTTCCTCGCCGAGCTCTTCCGCGCCCAGGACGAGGCCGTCGCCTCCCGCAACCCTAACcccactccccctccccctcctcctcctcccgacccCATCTCCTACctcccgccgccctccacctCATCGtacccttcctcctccgccgccgccgccgcgcttccGCTCTCCTACATCACCCCCGGGCCCCATGTCTTCTCCGCCGCCCCTGTTCACTTCTTGCCTCCCCGCGAGCTCTCCCAGCATCCGCAGGGATTCGACGTCGGGCTCCGTGACTTCTCCCCTCCGCGCGAGCTCTCGCAgcgcccggcggcggaggtgagcaGCCGCGAGATCGTCGCGGTGTCGTCGGGCATCGCCGGTGCTGATCGCTTCagagggggcgggggcgggggcgcgcgGAGGGAGAGGGATGCCAGGGAGGCGGCTGATCGGAGGGAGGTCGAGAGGCTCAAG AGGGAGCTGAATCGTGTCTCGAAGCAAATGAACGACGTG AAAAACGAATGCAGTGAGCTGAAGAAAGACAGGACAAGGAAAGACCTTGAAATCAAGGCTAAAGAAGCAGagattcaaagtttgagaaGGGCAAATGT GGGTTCTGCTAACAAATATGCCGGCAGTATGGCTATGGATATTGATCAGTCTGTTCATGCCCCTGCAAATGGGGCTTTGCATACTGGGGATTCTTGCTTGGCATCCACGAGAAGAGCAGAGACATTAAATGGTAGAAACAAGGAGCTCAGTTCCCCTCAAGACGGTCTCTGTTTGAACCAAAGGAATCAAACATATGCATCTGAGGTCTTGGAG GAAAGTGTTCGCTTTGAATCAAAAGGCAGCAAACACAAGGAAATCAAGACTGTAGGGGTTCAGACAGATCTTCCAGGGAATAACGAATATCTTGAGCACAAGAAAGTATTGGTTGACCGTATCTCTAGCAATCTGTGTGCAGTGTGGGGCATGCCAACTAACAGTTTGATGGGGAGGAGTCTGATATCAAAGATCCTGGTTTCTTGCTCAGAAGAAATTTTGACACTTGTCCAGTCTACGGGATCGCTAGACAAGTGTGAAGCCTCTTCTGAAGCGAGCTCATCGGTCAGAAATGCTATTTCCCAAGTATATGATATCATCATAAAG ACAAGCAGTGATACAATACCTATACAAACTCTTCTCGAAGCATTGCTAAATTTGGCTGCTGTTGGTAAT gatgCTGTTGTTAGTAGAGCCCTGCGGATGTTACATAGTGTCTTGCAGCACTTGCTGAATAACAGAACGATGTCTAATCAGAG TGTAACATCAGGAATAATGTTTCTATTGAGCCATGTGTTAACAATACTGTTCACATGGAGCGGAACAGTCACAAAG CTTCCTTTTACAGTCTGGACTTCATTCTTCACTGCAATGCTACAAATTGCGGACAGGCATTCAGAGGAGAATATTCGTGTTGATGCATTATCTATAATGATTATCATTGCAAGGACAAGTGATCCCAAAGTGGAGCGGGAAAA ATTCGGATTTACTTCTGTAATGGAAAAATTGCATCAACTGTTGCAGAAGGAAAATGGATTGCTTGTTAAGAAGCATTCTGTGGATCTACTTTTCTTGCTATTGAATT GCCCAACGACATTGAAGTTGCTATGCAATGGAGGTAAAGATAGCCCTGAGCAGATTGAAGCTATAAGATGTGAAAATGATAGATCACAAGAAGCTATAAGCTCAATTTTTAAGGACCTATCTGAATGCTTGAGTTGTAGGGCAACAAGTTCTCTG GGGATCAAGCTTTGTCGGGTAGTTGTCACTCTGTTAGCATATATAGCTTCAAGTGGCAAATTGGGGTATGAAGTGCTTCTAGGTCCAGTTACTGTCCGTGGTGCCAATTTCTTGGAGTTGATCATGGAAGTCCTTGCGTCACAGATGGAATATGACACAGCCCTTTCAAATGGAGAACATGAGCTATTGAAAGAAAG GTATTTGCTAATGAGAGAGGTTCTAATCCTTCTAAACCGACTAGCTTCGCATGCTAATTTTTCAAAGCCAACACTGGAAGTGCTCACAAGCAGCAAGCTCTGTGCAACCTTGACAATTGATGTCGCAAATCAGTTGCCGCAAAGGAGCACATACCCATTGAGACACCTTGGTGAGATCAACATCCAGATGGCGAACGATCTCGCTGAACTAGCCCAGAAGTTCCGCACGCGAGTACACAGTTTCTTGGAAGAGCAACATTCAACAGTTGATCATTCCAATCCAAGTGCTTTGCACAAGAGTTGA
- the LOC127762345 gene encoding protein SENSITIVE TO UV 2 isoform X4, protein MDGLDDEWDDDKFLAELFRAQDEAVASRNPNPTPPPPPPPPDPISYLPPPSTSSYPSSSAAAAALPLSYITPGPHVFSAAPVHFLPPRELSQHPQGFDVGLRDFSPPRELSQRPAAEVSSREIVAVSSGIAGADRFRGGGGGGARRERDAREAADRREVERLKRELNRVSKQMNDVKNECSELKKDRTRKDLEIKAKEAEIQSLRRANVGSANKYAGSMAMDIDQSVHAPANGALHTGDSCLASTRRAETLNGRNKELSSPQDGLCLNQRNQTYASEVLEESVRFESKGSKHKEIKTVGVQTDLPGNNEYLEHKKVLVDRISSNLCAVWGMPTNSLMGRSLISKILVSCSEEILTLVQSTGSLDKCEASSEASSSVRNAISQVYDIIIKTSSDTIPIQTLLEALLNLAAVGNDAVVSRALRMLHSVLQHLLNNRTMSNQRCLVINQVFDIGSNTTRTWCNIRNNVSIEPCVNNTVHMERNSHKVWTSFFTAMLQIADRHSEENIRVDALSIMIIIARTSDPKVEREKFGFTSVMEKLHQLLQKENGLLVKKHSVDLLFLLLNCPTTLKLLCNGGKDSPEQIEAIRCENDRSQEAISSIFKDLSECLSCRATSSLGIKLCRVVVTLLAYIASSGKLGYEVLLGPVTVRGANFLELIMEVLASQMEYDTALSNGEHELLKERYLLMREVLILLNRLASHANFSKPTLEVLTSSKLCATLTIDVANQLPQRSTYPLRHLGEINIQMANDLAELAQKFRTRVHSFLEEQHSTVDHSNPSALHKS, encoded by the exons ATGGACGGCCTCGACGACGAGTGGGACGACGACAAGTTCCTCGCCGAGCTCTTCCGCGCCCAGGACGAGGCCGTCGCCTCCCGCAACCCTAACcccactccccctccccctcctcctcctcccgacccCATCTCCTACctcccgccgccctccacctCATCGtacccttcctcctccgccgccgccgccgcgcttccGCTCTCCTACATCACCCCCGGGCCCCATGTCTTCTCCGCCGCCCCTGTTCACTTCTTGCCTCCCCGCGAGCTCTCCCAGCATCCGCAGGGATTCGACGTCGGGCTCCGTGACTTCTCCCCTCCGCGCGAGCTCTCGCAgcgcccggcggcggaggtgagcaGCCGCGAGATCGTCGCGGTGTCGTCGGGCATCGCCGGTGCTGATCGCTTCagagggggcgggggcgggggcgcgcgGAGGGAGAGGGATGCCAGGGAGGCGGCTGATCGGAGGGAGGTCGAGAGGCTCAAG AGGGAGCTGAATCGTGTCTCGAAGCAAATGAACGACGTG AAAAACGAATGCAGTGAGCTGAAGAAAGACAGGACAAGGAAAGACCTTGAAATCAAGGCTAAAGAAGCAGagattcaaagtttgagaaGGGCAAATGT GGGTTCTGCTAACAAATATGCCGGCAGTATGGCTATGGATATTGATCAGTCTGTTCATGCCCCTGCAAATGGGGCTTTGCATACTGGGGATTCTTGCTTGGCATCCACGAGAAGAGCAGAGACATTAAATGGTAGAAACAAGGAGCTCAGTTCCCCTCAAGACGGTCTCTGTTTGAACCAAAGGAATCAAACATATGCATCTGAGGTCTTGGAG GAAAGTGTTCGCTTTGAATCAAAAGGCAGCAAACACAAGGAAATCAAGACTGTAGGGGTTCAGACAGATCTTCCAGGGAATAACGAATATCTTGAGCACAAGAAAGTATTGGTTGACCGTATCTCTAGCAATCTGTGTGCAGTGTGGGGCATGCCAACTAACAGTTTGATGGGGAGGAGTCTGATATCAAAGATCCTGGTTTCTTGCTCAGAAGAAATTTTGACACTTGTCCAGTCTACGGGATCGCTAGACAAGTGTGAAGCCTCTTCTGAAGCGAGCTCATCGGTCAGAAATGCTATTTCCCAAGTATATGATATCATCATAAAG ACAAGCAGTGATACAATACCTATACAAACTCTTCTCGAAGCATTGCTAAATTTGGCTGCTGTTGGTAAT gatgCTGTTGTTAGTAGAGCCCTGCGGATGTTACATAGTGTCTTGCAGCACTTGCTGAATAACAGAACGATGTCTAATCAGAG ATGCCTTGTAATCAACCAAGTATTTGACATAGGCAGCAATACAACAAGAACGTGG TGTAACATCAGGAATAATGTTTCTATTGAGCCATGTGTTAACAATACTGTTCACATGGAGCGGAACAGTCACAAAG TCTGGACTTCATTCTTCACTGCAATGCTACAAATTGCGGACAGGCATTCAGAGGAGAATATTCGTGTTGATGCATTATCTATAATGATTATCATTGCAAGGACAAGTGATCCCAAAGTGGAGCGGGAAAA ATTCGGATTTACTTCTGTAATGGAAAAATTGCATCAACTGTTGCAGAAGGAAAATGGATTGCTTGTTAAGAAGCATTCTGTGGATCTACTTTTCTTGCTATTGAATT GCCCAACGACATTGAAGTTGCTATGCAATGGAGGTAAAGATAGCCCTGAGCAGATTGAAGCTATAAGATGTGAAAATGATAGATCACAAGAAGCTATAAGCTCAATTTTTAAGGACCTATCTGAATGCTTGAGTTGTAGGGCAACAAGTTCTCTG GGGATCAAGCTTTGTCGGGTAGTTGTCACTCTGTTAGCATATATAGCTTCAAGTGGCAAATTGGGGTATGAAGTGCTTCTAGGTCCAGTTACTGTCCGTGGTGCCAATTTCTTGGAGTTGATCATGGAAGTCCTTGCGTCACAGATGGAATATGACACAGCCCTTTCAAATGGAGAACATGAGCTATTGAAAGAAAG GTATTTGCTAATGAGAGAGGTTCTAATCCTTCTAAACCGACTAGCTTCGCATGCTAATTTTTCAAAGCCAACACTGGAAGTGCTCACAAGCAGCAAGCTCTGTGCAACCTTGACAATTGATGTCGCAAATCAGTTGCCGCAAAGGAGCACATACCCATTGAGACACCTTGGTGAGATCAACATCCAGATGGCGAACGATCTCGCTGAACTAGCCCAGAAGTTCCGCACGCGAGTACACAGTTTCTTGGAAGAGCAACATTCAACAGTTGATCATTCCAATCCAAGTGCTTTGCACAAGAGTTGA
- the LOC127762345 gene encoding protein SENSITIVE TO UV 2 isoform X3: MDGLDDEWDDDKFLAELFRAQDEAVASRNPNPTPPPPPPPPDPISYLPPPSTSSYPSSSAAAAALPLSYITPGPHVFSAAPVHFLPPRELSQHPQGFDVGLRDFSPPRELSQRPAAEVSSREIVAVSSGIAGADRFRGGGGGGARRERDAREAADRREVERLKRELNRVSKQMNDVKNECSELKKDRTRKDLEIKAKEAEIQSLRRANVGSANKYAGSMAMDIDQSVHAPANGALHTGDSCLASTRRAETLNGRNKELSSPQDGLCLNQRNQTYASEVLEESVRFESKGSKHKEIKTVGVQTDLPGNNEYLEHKKVLVDRISSNLCAVWGMPTNSLMGRSLISKILVSCSEEILTLVQSTGSLDKCEASSEASSSVRNAISQVYDIIIKTSSDTIPIQTLLEALLNLAAVGNDAVVSRALRMLHSVLQHLLNNRTMSNQRCLVINQVFDIGSNTTRTVTSGIMFLLSHVLTILFTWSGTVTKLPFTVWTSFFTAMLQIADRHSEENIRVDALSIMIIIARTSDPKVEREKFGFTSVMEKLHQLLQKENGLLVKKHSVDLLFLLLNCPTTLKLLCNGGKDSPEQIEAIRCENDRSQEAISSIFKDLSECLSCRATSSLGIKLCRVVVTLLAYIASSGKLGYEVLLGPVTVRGANFLELIMEVLASQMEYDTALSNGEHELLKERYLLMREVLILLNRLASHANFSKPTLEVLTSSKLCATLTIDVANQLPQRSTYPLRHLGEINIQMANDLAELAQKFRTRVHSFLEEQHSTVDHSNPSALHKS; this comes from the exons ATGGACGGCCTCGACGACGAGTGGGACGACGACAAGTTCCTCGCCGAGCTCTTCCGCGCCCAGGACGAGGCCGTCGCCTCCCGCAACCCTAACcccactccccctccccctcctcctcctcccgacccCATCTCCTACctcccgccgccctccacctCATCGtacccttcctcctccgccgccgccgccgcgcttccGCTCTCCTACATCACCCCCGGGCCCCATGTCTTCTCCGCCGCCCCTGTTCACTTCTTGCCTCCCCGCGAGCTCTCCCAGCATCCGCAGGGATTCGACGTCGGGCTCCGTGACTTCTCCCCTCCGCGCGAGCTCTCGCAgcgcccggcggcggaggtgagcaGCCGCGAGATCGTCGCGGTGTCGTCGGGCATCGCCGGTGCTGATCGCTTCagagggggcgggggcgggggcgcgcgGAGGGAGAGGGATGCCAGGGAGGCGGCTGATCGGAGGGAGGTCGAGAGGCTCAAG AGGGAGCTGAATCGTGTCTCGAAGCAAATGAACGACGTG AAAAACGAATGCAGTGAGCTGAAGAAAGACAGGACAAGGAAAGACCTTGAAATCAAGGCTAAAGAAGCAGagattcaaagtttgagaaGGGCAAATGT GGGTTCTGCTAACAAATATGCCGGCAGTATGGCTATGGATATTGATCAGTCTGTTCATGCCCCTGCAAATGGGGCTTTGCATACTGGGGATTCTTGCTTGGCATCCACGAGAAGAGCAGAGACATTAAATGGTAGAAACAAGGAGCTCAGTTCCCCTCAAGACGGTCTCTGTTTGAACCAAAGGAATCAAACATATGCATCTGAGGTCTTGGAG GAAAGTGTTCGCTTTGAATCAAAAGGCAGCAAACACAAGGAAATCAAGACTGTAGGGGTTCAGACAGATCTTCCAGGGAATAACGAATATCTTGAGCACAAGAAAGTATTGGTTGACCGTATCTCTAGCAATCTGTGTGCAGTGTGGGGCATGCCAACTAACAGTTTGATGGGGAGGAGTCTGATATCAAAGATCCTGGTTTCTTGCTCAGAAGAAATTTTGACACTTGTCCAGTCTACGGGATCGCTAGACAAGTGTGAAGCCTCTTCTGAAGCGAGCTCATCGGTCAGAAATGCTATTTCCCAAGTATATGATATCATCATAAAG ACAAGCAGTGATACAATACCTATACAAACTCTTCTCGAAGCATTGCTAAATTTGGCTGCTGTTGGTAAT gatgCTGTTGTTAGTAGAGCCCTGCGGATGTTACATAGTGTCTTGCAGCACTTGCTGAATAACAGAACGATGTCTAATCAGAG ATGCCTTGTAATCAACCAAGTATTTGACATAGGCAGCAATACAACAAGAAC TGTAACATCAGGAATAATGTTTCTATTGAGCCATGTGTTAACAATACTGTTCACATGGAGCGGAACAGTCACAAAG CTTCCTTTTACAGTCTGGACTTCATTCTTCACTGCAATGCTACAAATTGCGGACAGGCATTCAGAGGAGAATATTCGTGTTGATGCATTATCTATAATGATTATCATTGCAAGGACAAGTGATCCCAAAGTGGAGCGGGAAAA ATTCGGATTTACTTCTGTAATGGAAAAATTGCATCAACTGTTGCAGAAGGAAAATGGATTGCTTGTTAAGAAGCATTCTGTGGATCTACTTTTCTTGCTATTGAATT GCCCAACGACATTGAAGTTGCTATGCAATGGAGGTAAAGATAGCCCTGAGCAGATTGAAGCTATAAGATGTGAAAATGATAGATCACAAGAAGCTATAAGCTCAATTTTTAAGGACCTATCTGAATGCTTGAGTTGTAGGGCAACAAGTTCTCTG GGGATCAAGCTTTGTCGGGTAGTTGTCACTCTGTTAGCATATATAGCTTCAAGTGGCAAATTGGGGTATGAAGTGCTTCTAGGTCCAGTTACTGTCCGTGGTGCCAATTTCTTGGAGTTGATCATGGAAGTCCTTGCGTCACAGATGGAATATGACACAGCCCTTTCAAATGGAGAACATGAGCTATTGAAAGAAAG GTATTTGCTAATGAGAGAGGTTCTAATCCTTCTAAACCGACTAGCTTCGCATGCTAATTTTTCAAAGCCAACACTGGAAGTGCTCACAAGCAGCAAGCTCTGTGCAACCTTGACAATTGATGTCGCAAATCAGTTGCCGCAAAGGAGCACATACCCATTGAGACACCTTGGTGAGATCAACATCCAGATGGCGAACGATCTCGCTGAACTAGCCCAGAAGTTCCGCACGCGAGTACACAGTTTCTTGGAAGAGCAACATTCAACAGTTGATCATTCCAATCCAAGTGCTTTGCACAAGAGTTGA